The genomic segment TCCACTGAAGTTCCAAACTTTTTAGCCACCTTAACTAAAGCATCGCCTTCCTGCACTTCATAATATAACTTGAATCTCGGAGCTGCCACAGCCCCAGCTGTTATAATCACTAACATAAGTATTAAAATACAGACTACAAAGGCTCCCTTTTTCCAACGCATATCCATCCCCCTATTACCTTGAATCAATTCTAGATTTTAATCCCTAATAGACTCACTTCTTGATTTAATATGTTGAATCCTGTTTTAAGCTTGAATTTTTTCAACTTTTTTAGTTATTTCTTGATGATTATCAGCAATTATTTTACATCCTTGAGGAACAGAACTAATAAATGATTTACCGTAGTTTTTAGTAAGTATTCTTTTATCCAGTACAATTACAGAACCAGAGTCAGACTGAGATCTGATTAACCGTCCAAAACCCTGTTTGAACTTTATTACTGCCCGCGGCAGCATATAGTTATAAAAAGCATTCCTACCTTCTGCTTCTATCTCCTCTACTTTAGCCTCTATTACAGGATCAGTCGGTACCTGAAAAGGTAACTTTACAATAATTACCGAACTCAACTGTTCACCAGGAATATCGATTCCTTCCCAGAAGCTGGCCGTGCCAAAGATTACTGGTGCCAAATCCTGCTTGAAATCCTCAACTAAAAGATGGCGGGATTTCTCTCCCTGTCGGTATAAATTCAGTTTAGTCTCTTCTAACTCTCCCCTCAACTTATAATAGAATTGATTCAACATACCATAGGAGGTAAATAAAACTAGACTACGCCCCTGATTGGCAGTCAATAATTCCTTTAAAACTCTTAAAGCCTCAGTAAGAAAAGTATCATCATACGGTTCAGGTAGATCAGTCGGAATTCCTAGTAATGCCTGTTGGCTATAATCAAATGGATCACCGGTCCTCAGTTCTGCAACTAAGTCTTTCTCTAACCCTAATCTATCTCTAATGTAATCAAAAGATTTATTAACTGTTAAGGTGGCTGAAGTAAAGATAATCGAATCCATCTCCAGCAGTAAGTTATCTTTGAATTCACCAGCAATATTAATCGGCGCAGAATTAAGCCTACAGTTGATCTCTTCTCTGCTGTTTTTAGTTACCTCAATCCAGTCTACTGTGTCATCATCTGTCTGGTTAATGACAGTATCAATCACTCTAACTACTGCTTTAGCCCGATCTACTCTAGCAGTTATATCTACTAACAGACCTTCATAATCATCTATATCAGCAGTGGATAATAGATCGATCTCCACCCTTAATTCATCCAATTTCTTGCTTAACTGATTCAGCGATAATAAAAGATTATCAGCTTCTTCCTTTATAGTCTCCCAGCCTTCATCTTCTCTTATCTCTTCAGTTAACCGCAGCTTATTCTCTCCCTGCTTTTCAGACTGTGCTTTTTGTTTAAACTTCTCTAGAACATTAAAGAAAGTATTTGTCCTATCAGTTACTTTTAGAACTAACGGCTGCAGAATATTATCGATTAAACGCTGCAAATCCAGTCTAGTATCTTCATCAATCTGCTCCCGGGCTTGATTAATCTTAAATCTAGCCTCCATTAAAAAGCCCTGAATTCCTTCCTTGGACTGCTTAACATGTAGATTATTGAGATACTTAATCAGCTGCTGTTTACTAATCTTCTCTCCTAAATAGCTTGTTGCTACCTCTTCTATGTTATGGGCTTCATCACAGATAATATGGCTGTAGCGGGGTAAAACTGCTACCTTCAGATCCATTCCCTCTTCTTTCCGCACGGCAATATCAGAAAATAGCAGATGATGGTTGACTACTAAGAGATCAGCATTGATGCTTTTGGCCCTAGCCCGGGCAAAGAAGCACTGGCTATGGTGAGGACAGTCTGACCGCAGACAGGTATCACTTTCTGAAGCTACACGATTCCAAACTGAAGCCTGAGGTTGAAAGACTAACTCAGACCGACAGCCGGTCTGGGCCTCAGTTGCCCAGTCTAATAATTTAAGATATGACTCTCTTTCTTCATTCTCCAGAGCCTGGTCAGCTATCTGCTGTAAATTATAAAGCTTCCGCAGACAGATATAATTTCGCCTACCTTTAACTAAGACTGCTTTAAAGTCCAAATCCAGCGCCTTCTTAAGCAGTGGAATATCCTTCTTGATCAATTGTTCCTGTAGATTAATTGTATTGGTTGAGATGACTACCCGCTGTTCATTCTTAACAGCCCAATATATACTGGGGATCAGATACGCAAGGGATTTTCCGGTTCCTGTACCTGCCTCGACTAATAAATGGGTGCTCCGGTTGAAGGCCTTAGCAACTACCTCTGCCATAATCTGCTGCTGGCGCCGGTATTCATATTGGCCTAATGTCTTGTCCAAAGCATTCCCGGCAGCAAATAGATCACTGATCTCTTCAACAGCTAATTCCTTCATTTCCGCTGCTAAATCTGGCTCAACAACTACATAAAGATCATCCACCTGATTATTAATAATAATAAATCCTATCTGTTGGGCCCCAAACTTAGCCGCTAAATTAAGATCAGGCTGAGAAGGACTTAAGTTGCCGCTGGGATGATTATGGATCACTACCTCTCCTGGCCTTAATTTAGCAGCTGGCACCGGTACTGCTTGCTTATTCCCCCGGGCTACTACCTCAACTTCAGTAATTATCTCTTCTTCACTGCTTAAACGTCCTATACAGTAAACCTCCTGCTGATCTGCTTCAACAATTACTTTCTTTAATTTTGTTCTTACCTCAGCTGTAAAATAATCATCAATCTTCATCTAATCCCCCCTTCACCTAAGCACTCACCAATCTTTACTTACCTAAATTCCGCAAAGTCTTTAGATTCAACTCATCATCACCATTATCATCAATGGGAGTTTCAATAATTAATACTTTCTCCTTCATCTGTGAATGATTAACTAATCTCGCAAAGCCTTCACTACCTATCTTGCCCTGACCAATATGATAGTGACGGTCCTTATTGCTGCCCACCTCTTCTTTTGAATCATTGACATGGATTACTGGTAAATTCTCTAATCCAAAAGTATCATCAATCTCTGTTAATAATCCATCAAAACCGGCTTCACTCCTTAAATCATAGCCAGCAGTAAAAGCATGGCAGGTATCAAGACAGATCCCTACTCTCTTTAGTGGTATCCCTTCAGTCATAGCCAGTAGATCATCAAAGTTAAAACCTACCTCGGTGCCAGCTCCAGCAACATTCTCCAGCAGTAATTTAGCCTCAGGATTGAATTCATTGATAATCTCCTGCAGTGCCTGATTAACCCGCTTAATCCCTGCCTCAATCCCTGACCCAGTGTGATTACCTGGATGTAGTACAACATAATCAGCTCCTAAACAATCAGCCCTTCTGATATCCTCTGTAAGTGATTCTTTTGATTTCTTATATAATTCATCTTTAGGCGTAGCCAGATTACTGAGATAATTAGCATGAACTACCGATGAAGCTAACTCTATAGATTTACTCTTCTCCTTAAATAGCTCAGCTACTTCTGTAGTTAACTCTTTGCCTGTCCAGCCGCGAGGATTCTTAGCAAAGATCTGAAAAGCATTTATCTCTAACTCTTCTGCTCTATCTACTGCCTTATCAACTCCACCAGCAATCGAAAGATGTGCTCCTAACTTCACTACCATCACCTCATTCTAGAATAAATGTTCGATCGTGAATTTAAAAAAACATAAACTAGAAAGAATCTAGTTTATGTTTAAAGAAAGGATAGATAATATTTATTTATCTATCCTCATTATCTTTTTCTCTTTCTCTCTCGACTAAGGCTTCCTTGCGGGAGAGATTAAGCCGATCCTTATCATCAATTTCTGTTAACTTAACTAAGATCTCATCACCTACAGTTAAGAGATCCTCTACCTCATCGACATGGTAATCGGCTAATTCAGAAATATGAACTAACCCTTCCTTACCAGGAAGAATTTCAACAAAAGCTCCAAAGTGGGTTACTCTCTTAACCTCACCTAAATAGATCTCACCAACTTCTACATCTTCCGTCATCTTGGCAACCATCTGCTGGGCCTGTTTACCGCTCTCCTGATCATCAGCAGCAATAAAGACAGTACCATCATCCTCAATATCAACATTAACACCAGTTTCGTCGATAATCTTCTTAATTGTCTTGCCGCCAGGACCGATTACATCCCGAATCTTTTCTGGGTCAATCTCCATTGTAATAATGCTTGGTGCATACGGCGATAATTCATCACGTGATTCAGGCATAACTTCTAACATCTTATCCAGAATATGAAGTCTACCTTGGCGGGCCTGCTCTAAAGCTTCAGCTAAGATATCTTTAGAGATCCCCTTAATCTTTACATCCATCTGTAAGGCAGTAATACCGTCCTCACTACCGGCAACTTTGAAGTCCATATCGCCGTTAAAGTCTTCAATACCCTGAATATCAGATAGTACTTCTACTTTATCTCCCTTTTTCATCAGTCCCATAGCTATACCAGCTACTGGCTTTCTGATAGGTACTCCAGCATCCATTAATGACAGCGTACTGCCGCAGATACTGGCCTGCGAAGTAGAACCATTGGATTCTAACACTTCAGAGACTAACCGAATAGTATAAGGGAAATCATCATGTTCCGGAATCATCGGACGAAGTGCTCTCTCGCCTAAGGCACCGTGGCCGATCTCTCTACGCCCTGGACCTCTAATCGGGCCTGTCTCACCTACACTGAAGGAAGGAAAATTATAATGATGCATATATCGTTTTGATTCTTTAACTTCAATTCCATCCAATCTCTGTTCATCACCAACAGCACCTAAGGTCGCTACTGTCATAACCTGCGTTTGGCCGCGGGTAAAGATACCGGAACCGTGGGCCCGAGGTAATACATCTACTTCACACCAGATAGGACGAACCTCATCAAGATCACGACCGTCAACCCGTTTGCCTTCATCCAGAACTAAACTGCGGATTGTCTCCTTAGTAATCTTGTCCAGAGTACTGCTAACTACCTTCATCTTCTCTTCTGTTCCCTCATCATCTGCAAATTCATCAGTAAAATGTTCTTTTACTTCTTCTTTAACCTGATCTAGATTCTCACCGCGCTCTGCTTTATCTTTAGTCAGTAATGCCTCTTTGAGATCTTCACCTGCATATTCCCGAACTGCTGCTTCAACTTCTGGATCTTCAACTGTGACTAATTCTAAATCTGCTTCCTCTTTACCGATCTTAGCTACCATTTCTTCCTGCAACTTAATTATACCCTGTAGCTTCTGATGACCATAATCAATAGCTTCAATCATCTTATCTTCAGTAACTTCATTGGCTGCCGATTCTACCATCATAACTCCATCTTTATTACCAGCAACAATTAAATCCAGACTGCTCTCTTCCTGTTCTTCAACTGTTGGGTTGAGAATTAATTCTCCATCTACCAATCCAACATTAACACCGCCGATAGGACCCTCAAAAGGAATATCAGAAATAGATAAAGCAGCTGAAGCTCCAATCATAGCTGCTACTTCAGGGGAATTATCATTATCTACTGATAATACTGTTGCTATGACCTGAACATCATGTCTCATTCCTTCAGGAAATAGAGGTCTTAGCGGTCTATCAATCAATCTAGAGGTCAATGTTGCTGCTTCACTAGGTCTTCCTTCCCGCTTAATAAATCCGCCGGGAATCTTACCGACAGAATAGAGACGCTCCTCATAATTAATCATTAGCGGAAAGTAATCCATTCCTCTAGGATCATCCATAGTAGCTGTTACTAGAATGACTGTTTCTCCATAACGAACTAAAACTGAACCATTAGCCTGTTGGGCCAATTTTCCGGTCTCTAAAGTTAATTCTCTACCACCGAGTTCCATCTTCCATTCTTGGTTTTCCATTTATCAACGCTCCTTTTATTATTTATTATATATTATGTACAGTTTGATAAATTTTAAATATCAAATTCTAAAATATAAGAGCGGGAAATCCCGCCCTTATGTATCAGCTTAACCTCTAATACCTAACTCTTTAATTAACTCTCGATATCTTTCAACATCATTATTCTGTAAGTACTCCAATAATCTCTTTCGCTTACCAACCATCTTTAATAGACCACGGCGAGAATTATGATCCTGGTTATGATCTCTAAGATGCTCAGTTAATTCATCAATCCGAGCAGTTAAAATAGCAATCTGGACTTCCGAAGAACCAGTATCTCCTTCATGGCGTCCATACTTATCAATAATTTCTTCCTTCTTTTCTGGTGCTAACATCTAGGTCACCTCCTTAAAATATAATCGCCACTAGCCAAGACCAACGGCGGAGAAACGCTAGTCCTAGTTAATGGTTCAAACTACTATATAATTTTAACATACAGCATTACAATTGTAAACTCATTTTTAAACTTCTAAAATATCCTTGGCTTCAGCTATATCCTTCATTATCTGCTTTATTAGCCCATCCCGGGAGTTAAATTCCATTTCACTACGCAGCCCCTCAACAAACTCCACTTCAATCTTCTCTTGATAGATATCATCATCAAAATCAAAGATATTCACTTCAATGCTCAATTCATCCTGATTAAAGGTAGGACAAGAACCTACATGGGCAGCTCCAGCCATCTTTGTTCCCTCTAAATAGACATAGACAGCATAAACTCCGGACTTGGGAATAATATAATCAGCTACAGGCTTTAGATTAGCAGTAGGAAAGCCTAATTCTCTTCCGCGCTTATCTCCGTCAATAACCTTGCCCTCTATCGAATAATTACGCGTTAAATAAGTCTTTACTTCCTGCAATCTACCTGCTTCAATTAATTCCCTAATATAAGTACTGCTAACAACTTTATTATCGATAGTAACTGAATCAATTACTTTAACTTCAAAACCAAATTCTGCCCCTAACTTCTTTAATTTAATCGTATCACCTAATCCTTGATAACCAAACCGAAAATCTTCGCCAACTACCACCTTATGAACATTAATTCCAGCTACCAGATAATCCCGAACAAACCCTTTAAAGTCTAACTTAGCAAAGTCAGCTGTAAATTCAACTAAATAGACTTTATCCAGTCCTAACTCTTCTAAAATACGATACTTCTGTTTCCAGCTGGTTATTAAGGGAGGAGCCTTGCTAGGAGCAACTACAGATAAAGGATGTGGTTTAAAACTAAATAAGGCTGCTTTACAGTTTAATCTATCTGCAGTAGTAATTACCTCATCTATTAACTGCTGATGTCCATAATGAATTCCATCAAAAGCACCCAAAGCAGCAACTACAGATTCAGTTTCAGATTTAATTTCTTCTCCGTTAATAATCTCCATAATTAAGCTCCCCTTTAACAGATCAGTCTATTAAAATTAATTATCCCCTTCATTGGTTCTTAACACCCAATTCAGATTCTAATTTAGATATCACTCTCTCTTCTGCTTCAGCCAGCGGAGCCATAACAGTACATCCAGCAGCTCTAGGATGTCCCCCGCCTTCAAATTGATGGGCAAATTCATTAACGGCAAAGTATTCATTTGATCGAAAACTAACTCGAATCTTCTCTTCAGCTACTTCCTTAAACAGAACCCCTACTTCTACTCCTTTAACACCTCTTATGGAATTGACTAACCCTTCTGTATCTTCCCAGTCAACTTCAAATAAATCCAAATCCTGCTGGCTAACGCTAGCCCAAGCGATATTTCGATCTCCAGCCAGCTTAAGATCGGATAATACCTTTCCTTTTAACTTCAATCCGCCATAGCTTTCCCGCTGATAGACTTCCTTAATAATCCTTTTCGTATCAATCCCTAACTCCAGCATATCAGCAATAATACGGTGGGCTTTAGGAGTAGTATTCGAAAACTTAAAGTTACCTGTATCAGTAATAATCGCCGCTGCAATAGCCATTCCAAAATCCTTTTTAAAGTTGGCTCCCAGCTCTACTGCTAAATCATAGACCAATTCTCCAGCTGATGATACTGTAGAATCAACATAATTATAACTACCATATTCCTGATTATCATCATGATGATCTATATTGATTATCTTATTACCCTCAGGAATTAGGTCTGCTACTTTCCCGATCCGCTCCAGATCACCACAATCAACTACAAATACTAAATCATAATCAGTTTTTCTTTCTGTATTGGCCAATTCATCAGATAAATATATATCTTCAGTTCCGGACAGAAAACTTAAATACTCAGGTACAGAATCCTCTACTACAAGATCAATCTCATCAGCATAAGACTGCAGAATATACTTCAAACCTAACAGCGAACCGACTGCATCACCATCAGGATTAACATGAGTAGTTAACAAAAAACTATCATATTTCTCCAGAGAGTTAAGTAAGCTTTGATACTTCCTCATAATTAATCATTCCTTCTTATCTGCCTCTTTTTCATCCTGATCTAGATCCTTCAAAATTTCAAAGATTCGGGCACCTCTTTTAATTGAATCATCATATCTAAATAGGATTTCTGGAGTATGGCGCAGCCTTATTCGCTGGCCTAGCTCTCGCCGGATATATCCAACAGCATTCTCCAAACCTTCCATAGTCTCTTCTTTAGTCTCCTCAGCATCCAAGACACTGACAAATACCTTAGCATGTCGTAAATCCTCGGAAACTTCTACATCAGTTATTGTTACAAATCCAATTCGCGGGTCTTTAATCTCTTGCTGTAACATCTGACTTACTTCTTTTTTTATTAATTCTGCTACTCGTCGAGGGCGGTAGTTACCCATTACAATCAACTCCTATATTTTAAAGAGTTCGTTTAATCTCTTTATAATCATAAATCTCAATTGTATCTCCAACTTTAATATCATTAAAGTTCTCTAAACCTAGCCCGCATTCATATCCTTCATCTACTTCCCGTACATCATCCTCAAACCGCTTCAGAGAAGCAATATCTCCTTCAAAGATAACCACATTATCTCTTAGTAACCTGGCATTTGCATTGCGGTTGACCTTACCGTCAGTTACATAAATTCCAGCTATTGTTCCTACCTTTGGTACACTGAAGGTATCTCTTACATCTGCTCGACCCAGAACTATCTCTTTATAATCAGGTTCTAACATACCCTCCATGGCGGCTCTAATATCCTCTATAGCTTTATAGATCACACGATAGGTCCGAATATCCACCTGCTCTTTTTCAGCTGCCTGACGGGCATTATCATCAGGACGTACATTAAATCCGATCACAATAGCATTAGAGGCAGTAGCTAACATGATATCTGCTTCTCGAACTGCTCCCACGCCGCTGTGGACTACATTAACCTGTACCTCATCAGTACTCAACTGCAGCAGCGCTTCTTTGATTGCTTCTACAGAACCCTGAACATCACCTTTAATAATAATATTTAAATCCTTGATCTCTCCCTCTTGAATCTGATCATATAAATCATCAAGTGTAACTGTCTTTTTCTGGCTTAAATCTTCCTGTCGCTTCTCATCCTGGCGTCTTTCAGCCAGCTTTCTAACTTCTCTTTCATCCTCAAGCACCTGTAATAGATCTCCAGATTGGGGTACAGAATTAAAACCTAAAACCCCTACTGGCATTGCTGGTCCTGCCTTTTTAACTCTTTCACCCTGATCATTAACCAAGGCCTTTACCGTACCATAGGATAAACCGGCAACTATCGGATCTCCAATCTTTAAAGTTCCGTTCTTAATTAAAACTGTAGCTACCGGTCCCCGTCCTTTATCCAGTTCCGCCTCTACAACTACACCATTGGCTGGACGGTCATGATTGGCCTTTAATTCTTCCATTTCTGAAACTAAGATAACCATTTCCAGTAATTCATCTATATTCTGCTTCTGGAGTGCAGAAATCGGAACACAGATAGTATTTCCGCCCCATTCTTCTGGTACCAATTCATACTCAGTTAATTCCTGCTTTACTCTCTCTGGTTGAGCATTATGCTTATCAACCTTATTAATAGCTACAATAATCGGCACATCAGCTGCTTTAGCATGGTTAATAGCCTCTACTGTCTGCGGCATCACTCCATCATCAGCTGCTATAATTAAAATAGCAACATCAGTCACCTGAGCTCCCCTAGCCCTAAGAGAAGTAAAGGCTTCATGACCGGGAGTATCTAAAAAAGTAATCTTTTCACCATCAACATCAACCTGATAGGCACCGATATGCTGTGTAATTCCTCCAGCTTCACTTTCTGTAACATTAGTTTCACGAATAGCATCTAAAAGTGTAGTCTTACCATGGTCGACATGGCCCATAACTGTAACTACCGGTGCTCTTTCTTCTATATCTTCCGGATCATCATCTATATCTTGGACTAATTCATTATAAGAAGTCCCTTCTTCCTCTTCTTCAGTTTTGAATTCAACTTCATAACCGTACTCTGCTAACACAGTCTCAATCGTCTCTTCATCCAGTTCCTGATTAATCGTCGCCATGATTCCTAATCCAACTAATTCTTGCATCAAGGAATTAGGCTCTTCACCCATTTCTTCTGCTAATTCTTTTACTGTTAATGATGTCTCAAGTTCTATCACATCGTCACCGCTTTCAGTTTTTGTATCTTCTGCTGCTTCTTCATTTACCATTTCAGCTACTAAATCAGCTGTTTCATCCTCAACAGTACTCATATGGCTGCTGACCTCTTCACCTAATTCATTTAAAATATCTATTACTTCTGAACTTTCTAATCCTAAATCTTCCGCTAATTTATAAACTCGTATCTTCCCCATATTGCTCACCTCCAACTAATTTATACAAACTATCCTACTTACAGAATAAATCTATTTAAAAGACCTTTTAGTTTAACTGAGGCCATCACTTAAATCAACTTCTGTAAAGTCAAAATTAGAACCTTCTTCTCCATCAGTTTCAACATCATCCATACTCTCCAATATTTCTTCATCTACTTCGGATTCGCTTTTAATATCTATCTTCCATCCGGTTAATTTAGCTGCTAGACGTGCATTCTGTCCTTCTTTACCGATAGCTAAGGATAATTGATAATCAGGGACAACTACTACAGCCACCTGCTCTTCTTCATCAACTTCAACTCCAGTAACTTCAGCCGGGCTTAAAGCATTAGCAATAAACTCCGCTGGATCTTCACTCCAGTTAACAATATCTATCTTTTCTCCATTCAATTCATCAACTACTGCTTGCACCCGCATACCATTAGGTCCAACACAGGAACCGATAGGATCTACCTCAGCTTCAGTAGAATCAACAGCTATCTTAGATCTGAATCCTGCTTCCCGGGCTACTGCCTTAATTTTGACAACTCCATCATGAATCTCCGGCACTTCCAGTTCAAAGAGCCGTTTTAATAGTCCGGGATGAGTCCGCGATACCAAGATATTCGGCCCCTTTGTCGTCTGTTTAACCTCCACAATATAGATTTTAATTCTTTCACTCGGTTCATAATTCTCATTCGGAATCTGTTCTGGAGGAATTAGAATAGCTTCCGTGCGCCCTAGATCTACAATTACATTCTTCTTATGATTCCGCTGAATAATTCCCGTAATAATTTCATCTTCCATATCAGCAAATTCTTCATAAATAATATCCCGTTCTGCTTCTCTAATACGTTGAATCACCACCTGCTTAGCAGTCTGAGCAGCAATTCGCCCAAAATTAGCCGGCGTTACTTCAACAGAAACGACATCTCCTGCTTCATAGTTAGGATCAATTTCTCTAGCTTCTTCCAGCGACATCTCTAAATTAGGATTATCAACTTCCTTTACTACTTCTCTATTAGAATAAACATTTACTTCTCCGTTTTCTTCATCAATCTCAATTTCTACATTCTGCTTCGAACCAAAATTCTTCTTATAGGCCGATTCTAATGCTGCCTTCAGAGCATCAAGCAGCATCTCTTTAGGAATATTCTTATCTTTTTCAATATCCTCTAATGCCTGAATCAATTCTATATTCATCTTTACGCCCCCTTCATAACCCTTAAAACTCCAGAGCTAAATTCGCCTTTGCAATCTTATCTCTAGAAATCTCAACCACATCATCATTATCAAGCTTTAACTTAACTTTATCATCGATTATCTCCAATAATTCTCCAGTAAATGACTTTTCTCCATTGACTGGAGCATATGTAGAAACATCGATTAAATGGCCGGTAAATCTCTTAAAATCCTCCTCATCCTTCAACGGCCGATCCAGACCAGGTGATGAAACTTCCAATATATATGACTTTTCGATAGGATCTTCAATATCCAGCCGATCACTAATCTCCCGGCTAATCTTCTGACAGTCATCTAAAGTAACCCCTTCCGGTTTATCAACAAAGACCCTTACAGTCCAGTCTTGTCCTTCTTTCTGATACTCTGTATCAACTAATTCTAAACCATGGTCTTCAACAATTGGTCGGGCTAAATCAAATATATAATCTGCTATCTTCTGTCCCATATATTATTCCCTCCTTTACTACCTAGTTTTCTACTAACAGACTGCCATTATTCTATAATAACGATCAATTTATTCATCTAAAAATACAAGGAAAGAGTGGGATAGTCGCCCAACCCACTCTTAACTACTAAAAATATACACATTGTATCCAGATAATATTTTAGCACATTATTAAAATTTTTGCAAGTCCTATTCCCTATTACTGAAAGAAGGATAACTGATTTGTCTCTGGTAATCCATCAAGACAGCCGTGTTCTTTCATTACTTCAATTACTGTTTTACTAATGCTAGTTCGATTCTTTAAATCTTCAATCGAACTAAACTCTCCTTCCTCTCGAGCCTGAATAATACTCTCAGCTGCACTCTTACCTAATCCTTGTAAAGTAATCAAGGGAGGTCTTAAGCCATTATTCGTAATTTGAAATTTTTCAGCCTCTGAATCATAAAGATCAACACTTACAAATTCAATCCCTCGAACTAGGGCTTCAATCACTATCTCCAGCACAGTTAAAGTATTCTTGTCCTTCTGAGTAGCATCATTCCCCTTAGCTTTAATTTCTTGGATCTTCTCTTTAATAAAGTCTTTACCCTGAAGAACTATCTGGGCATCAAAATCAGCAGACTTAATTGTAAAGTAAGTGTTATAGAAGGCTTCCGGATAATGAACCTTAAAGAAAGCAATTCTGAAGGCCATCAT from the Acetohalobium arabaticum DSM 5501 genome contains:
- a CDS encoding ATP-dependent DNA helicase, with the protein product MKIDDYFTAEVRTKLKKVIVEADQQEVYCIGRLSSEEEIITEVEVVARGNKQAVPVPAAKLRPGEVVIHNHPSGNLSPSQPDLNLAAKFGAQQIGFIIINNQVDDLYVVVEPDLAAEMKELAVEEISDLFAAGNALDKTLGQYEYRRQQQIMAEVVAKAFNRSTHLLVEAGTGTGKSLAYLIPSIYWAVKNEQRVVISTNTINLQEQLIKKDIPLLKKALDLDFKAVLVKGRRNYICLRKLYNLQQIADQALENEERESYLKLLDWATEAQTGCRSELVFQPQASVWNRVASESDTCLRSDCPHHSQCFFARARAKSINADLLVVNHHLLFSDIAVRKEEGMDLKVAVLPRYSHIICDEAHNIEEVATSYLGEKISKQQLIKYLNNLHVKQSKEGIQGFLMEARFKINQAREQIDEDTRLDLQRLIDNILQPLVLKVTDRTNTFFNVLEKFKQKAQSEKQGENKLRLTEEIREDEGWETIKEEADNLLLSLNQLSKKLDELRVEIDLLSTADIDDYEGLLVDITARVDRAKAVVRVIDTVINQTDDDTVDWIEVTKNSREEINCRLNSAPINIAGEFKDNLLLEMDSIIFTSATLTVNKSFDYIRDRLGLEKDLVAELRTGDPFDYSQQALLGIPTDLPEPYDDTFLTEALRVLKELLTANQGRSLVLFTSYGMLNQFYYKLRGELEETKLNLYRQGEKSRHLLVEDFKQDLAPVIFGTASFWEGIDIPGEQLSSVIIVKLPFQVPTDPVIEAKVEEIEAEGRNAFYNYMLPRAVIKFKQGFGRLIRSQSDSGSVIVLDKRILTKNYGKSFISSVPQGCKIIADNHQEITKKVEKIQA
- a CDS encoding deoxyribonuclease IV, which translates into the protein MKLGAHLSIAGGVDKAVDRAEELEINAFQIFAKNPRGWTGKELTTEVAELFKEKSKSIELASSVVHANYLSNLATPKDELYKKSKESLTEDIRRADCLGADYVVLHPGNHTGSGIEAGIKRVNQALQEIINEFNPEAKLLLENVAGAGTEVGFNFDDLLAMTEGIPLKRVGICLDTCHAFTAGYDLRSEAGFDGLLTEIDDTFGLENLPVIHVNDSKEEVGSNKDRHYHIGQGKIGSEGFARLVNHSQMKEKVLIIETPIDDNGDDELNLKTLRNLGK
- the pnp gene encoding polyribonucleotide nucleotidyltransferase, which codes for MENQEWKMELGGRELTLETGKLAQQANGSVLVRYGETVILVTATMDDPRGMDYFPLMINYEERLYSVGKIPGGFIKREGRPSEAATLTSRLIDRPLRPLFPEGMRHDVQVIATVLSVDNDNSPEVAAMIGASAALSISDIPFEGPIGGVNVGLVDGELILNPTVEEQEESSLDLIVAGNKDGVMMVESAANEVTEDKMIEAIDYGHQKLQGIIKLQEEMVAKIGKEEADLELVTVEDPEVEAAVREYAGEDLKEALLTKDKAERGENLDQVKEEVKEHFTDEFADDEGTEEKMKVVSSTLDKITKETIRSLVLDEGKRVDGRDLDEVRPIWCEVDVLPRAHGSGIFTRGQTQVMTVATLGAVGDEQRLDGIEVKESKRYMHHYNFPSFSVGETGPIRGPGRREIGHGALGERALRPMIPEHDDFPYTIRLVSEVLESNGSTSQASICGSTLSLMDAGVPIRKPVAGIAMGLMKKGDKVEVLSDIQGIEDFNGDMDFKVAGSEDGITALQMDVKIKGISKDILAEALEQARQGRLHILDKMLEVMPESRDELSPYAPSIITMEIDPEKIRDVIGPGGKTIKKIIDETGVNVDIEDDGTVFIAADDQESGKQAQQMVAKMTEDVEVGEIYLGEVKRVTHFGAFVEILPGKEGLVHISELADYHVDEVEDLLTVGDEILVKLTEIDDKDRLNLSRKEALVEREREKDNEDR
- the rpsO gene encoding 30S ribosomal protein S15 produces the protein MLAPEKKEEIIDKYGRHEGDTGSSEVQIAILTARIDELTEHLRDHNQDHNSRRGLLKMVGKRKRLLEYLQNNDVERYRELIKELGIRG
- a CDS encoding bifunctional riboflavin kinase/FAD synthetase; amino-acid sequence: MEIINGEEIKSETESVVAALGAFDGIHYGHQQLIDEVITTADRLNCKAALFSFKPHPLSVVAPSKAPPLITSWKQKYRILEELGLDKVYLVEFTADFAKLDFKGFVRDYLVAGINVHKVVVGEDFRFGYQGLGDTIKLKKLGAEFGFEVKVIDSVTIDNKVVSSTYIRELIEAGRLQEVKTYLTRNYSIEGKVIDGDKRGRELGFPTANLKPVADYIIPKSGVYAVYVYLEGTKMAGAAHVGSCPTFNQDELSIEVNIFDFDDDIYQEKIEVEFVEGLRSEMEFNSRDGLIKQIMKDIAEAKDILEV
- a CDS encoding DHH family phosphoesterase, coding for MRKYQSLLNSLEKYDSFLLTTHVNPDGDAVGSLLGLKYILQSYADEIDLVVEDSVPEYLSFLSGTEDIYLSDELANTERKTDYDLVFVVDCGDLERIGKVADLIPEGNKIINIDHHDDNQEYGSYNYVDSTVSSAGELVYDLAVELGANFKKDFGMAIAAAIITDTGNFKFSNTTPKAHRIIADMLELGIDTKRIIKEVYQRESYGGLKLKGKVLSDLKLAGDRNIAWASVSQQDLDLFEVDWEDTEGLVNSIRGVKGVEVGVLFKEVAEEKIRVSFRSNEYFAVNEFAHQFEGGGHPRAAGCTVMAPLAEAEERVISKLESELGVKNQ